Within the Methanobacterium sp. BRmetb2 genome, the region TGATGCGAAGAATATGAGCAATTCCAATGCTAACATAGGTATGGACTGTAAAAAATTAATTAAATATTCTAAAAGTCCTTTTAAAATATCAGCTATCTGTAAATTGATGGTAGCTAAAAATGAATCAGTGTAAGATTGAAAACTATCTGGAATATAGTTTTGATACGGTACCAACTGAACCGAAGTAGAGTTTAAATCAAGTCCTTTTATCATTGAAACAATTGAAGGGGCTGATTCGATTAATGTATTGATAGACAATGCTATTACTGCTATCAAAGGTAAAATCACAAGTATCATAGCAATTGAAACAGATACTGATTTATATTTTATATATGGATTAATTCTTCGAGAAATCGGACGGATTCCATAGGCAAATATGGCCCCAATAAGAACCATATTAAGTACAGGAATCATGACAATCAAAGAAAAAATGAGAAGAATCACAACTATGAACATAGCTGATGTTAGGGTTCCTTTTAATTTGTAAATCATAATATCACTGAAATCTATATTTAAATTTTTCTTTTCTAATATTAAAATTAGGTAATATTGTGTTAGATATTCTAAAAAGTTGTAATTATAGTTTATGTTTTATTCCAGATGCATCTCGTCGATATTTAGCGAATTCTCTTATTAATCTCACTTCGTCAGTAGTAAATACTGGTCCTTCTACACATATTCGCCAGCCAGTGTTATCCACACAACATTGGCCACACAACCCCATGGCACATTTCATGTATCTTTCCAAGGAAAATTGGGCAGGAATTTTATGATGATCAACCAAATCAAAAACGCCCTTCATCATAATTTCAGGTCCGCATGTAGCTATCATATCATAGGAGGACTCTGTAAGAATTTGATTAGCAAGTTCAGTAGGAAATCCACAAAATCCATGACTTCCATCATCAGTACAAGTTAATACAGAGGCTCCTGCTCTTTCCATTTTTTCCCTGTATAACAGCTCATTTTCTGTCTGGGCAGCGCAGATAACATCCACAGTTACTCCACGTCCCGTTGCTTCATCAATTAGAGCAGATAATGGGGCCATTCCAATACCTCCGCCAATTACCAAAATTTTATTTCCTTTTATCTCAAATCCTCTACCATAAGGGCCTCTTAATCCAAGTTCATCGCCTGGTTTTAGTGAATGTAATGATTCAGTGAATTTTCCAACTTTTTTTATAGATATGCCCATTTCATCATTAATAGAATCTATTAATGATATGGACATAGGCTTTTCATCAGTGAAATTCCAAACCATCATAAATTGACCTGGTTTTTCATCTTGAATTTTCCAGTTAAAAATAAAGGTTTTAACTGAATCAGACTCTTTAATTATTCTTTTAATCTTAACTACTTTTGGAATATTCATGTTATCTGCCTGAAAATCTCATTTTAAGTTCATAGTGTAATAAAGCCTTTAAATTCCATAATATTAATTTAAAGAAATTTATAATTTTTATTAGTGTTTTTAGTTTATTAATGAGCCTTGCCTACCATTTCATCTATTGATTCTATACCTTTGCGATGCATAAACTTTTTTAACCCTCTGCAGATATCATTAAAAATGTCCATTCCTCTAAACATTACTGCAGTACCAATCTGAACA harbors:
- a CDS encoding dihydroorotate dehydrogenase electron transfer subunit, producing the protein MNIPKVVKIKRIIKESDSVKTFIFNWKIQDEKPGQFMMVWNFTDEKPMSISLIDSINDEMGISIKKVGKFTESLHSLKPGDELGLRGPYGRGFEIKGNKILVIGGGIGMAPLSALIDEATGRGVTVDVICAAQTENELLYREKMERAGASVLTCTDDGSHGFCGFPTELANQILTESSYDMIATCGPEIMMKGVFDLVDHHKIPAQFSLERYMKCAMGLCGQCCVDNTGWRICVEGPVFTTDEVRLIREFAKYRRDASGIKHKL